A region from the uncultured Holophaga sp. genome encodes:
- a CDS encoding YkgJ family cysteine cluster protein, with protein MSGEDRAWLEEHVLKGGGLLVYGRLAEELEELEPEEVLRELRAAAEAYLADGESRTALAHARADRLIEVLLARDRRFGYPEPFCHRGCAECCHEVVYATGEEAWRILDYCGREGISLDLGRLRRQLAHVDLDERGDHRGGTTWSEQPEADQACVFLGEDQACRVWPVRPLVCRAHLAEGSDRFCRPRNGVENPEAHGISYMELAYLITAVFTIHRDSARKTLPGLLLAMA; from the coding sequence GTGAGCGGCGAGGACCGGGCCTGGCTGGAAGAGCATGTCCTGAAGGGGGGCGGCCTCCTGGTGTACGGACGCCTGGCCGAGGAACTGGAGGAGCTGGAACCTGAGGAGGTGCTGCGGGAGCTGCGGGCCGCGGCGGAGGCCTACCTCGCGGATGGGGAGAGCCGCACAGCTCTGGCCCACGCGCGGGCTGACCGGCTCATCGAGGTCCTGCTGGCGCGGGACCGCCGTTTCGGCTACCCCGAGCCCTTCTGTCACCGGGGCTGCGCCGAGTGCTGCCACGAGGTGGTCTACGCCACCGGCGAGGAGGCCTGGCGGATCCTGGACTACTGTGGGCGGGAGGGGATCTCCCTGGACCTGGGGCGGCTCCGGCGGCAGTTGGCCCATGTGGATCTGGACGAGCGGGGGGACCACCGCGGGGGGACTACCTGGAGCGAGCAGCCCGAAGCAGATCAGGCCTGTGTCTTCCTGGGGGAGGACCAGGCCTGCCGAGTCTGGCCGGTCCGTCCCCTGGTCTGCCGGGCCCACTTGGCCGAAGGCAGCGACCGATTCTGCCGCCCTCGAAACGGGGTGGAGAACCCTGAGGCCCACGGCATCAGCTATATGGAGCTGGCCTATCTCATCACCGCCGTCTTCACGATACACCGGGACAGCGCCCGGAAGACCCTGCCTGGGCTGCTGCTGGCCATGGCCTGA
- the iorA gene encoding indolepyruvate ferredoxin oxidoreductase subunit alpha, giving the protein MKKLLTGDEAVAQGAWEAGVRFASAYPGTPSTEILENIALFKEDIIAEWASNEKVAMEAAIGASLAGARSLCAQKHVGLNVAADPLFTVAYTGVNGGLVMITADEPGQHSSQNEQDNRHFARAAKVPMLEPSTSQESKDMVRVAMELSEAYDTPVLFRMTTRVCHSKGIVECGGREEFPLRPYLKNVRKNVVVPANAIPLRLKVEERSDRLRTYAESTPLNFTEMHEGRIGVITSGVCYCYAKEVFGDTVSYLKLGFTWPLPEEKLRSFCEQMETLYVIEENDPYLEEAVRQLGFTCHGKDTFPFNGEMTPDVIRKAVFGQGLDAVPRAPEKVVPRPPTLCAGCPHRGLFHELGKRKGVVIAGDIGCYTLAFTEPYNAMDWCQCMGSSTGTGHGAQKIFNLKTGEDKKRVVAVHGDSTFFHTALNGLVNIAYNRSNTITVILDNRITGMTGHQENPASGCTLQGMVTPEIEIETVVKALGFQNVLTVNPNDLAAMRHALDWALANEDEPSVIITRWPCVLKQFSEQDRTEFPGAFSTKFTIDPAKCIGCQSCVRTGCPAISFDKSAKKAIITRDMCVGCGICAQVCPPKVRAISQEVK; this is encoded by the coding sequence ATGAAGAAGCTGCTGACCGGAGATGAAGCCGTGGCCCAGGGGGCCTGGGAGGCAGGGGTGAGGTTCGCATCCGCCTACCCCGGTACCCCCAGTACGGAGATCCTGGAGAACATCGCCCTCTTCAAAGAGGACATCATCGCCGAGTGGGCCAGCAACGAGAAGGTGGCCATGGAGGCTGCCATTGGCGCCTCCCTCGCGGGTGCGCGCTCCCTCTGTGCCCAGAAGCATGTGGGTCTCAATGTCGCCGCCGACCCCCTCTTCACCGTGGCCTACACGGGCGTCAACGGAGGCCTGGTGATGATCACCGCCGACGAACCGGGCCAGCACTCTTCCCAGAACGAGCAGGACAACCGTCACTTCGCCCGGGCCGCCAAGGTGCCCATGCTGGAGCCCTCCACCTCCCAGGAGTCCAAGGACATGGTGAGGGTGGCCATGGAACTCAGTGAGGCCTACGACACCCCAGTGCTCTTTCGCATGACCACCCGCGTGTGCCACTCCAAGGGCATCGTGGAGTGCGGCGGGCGGGAGGAGTTCCCGCTGCGCCCCTACCTCAAGAATGTGCGCAAGAACGTGGTCGTCCCAGCCAACGCCATCCCTCTCCGGTTGAAGGTGGAGGAGCGCAGCGACAGGCTGAGGACCTATGCGGAGAGCACCCCACTCAACTTCACGGAGATGCATGAGGGAAGGATCGGAGTCATCACCTCGGGAGTCTGCTATTGCTACGCCAAGGAGGTCTTCGGCGACACGGTCTCTTACCTGAAGCTGGGCTTCACCTGGCCCCTGCCGGAGGAGAAACTCCGCAGCTTCTGTGAGCAGATGGAGACCCTCTACGTCATCGAGGAGAATGATCCCTACCTCGAGGAGGCCGTCCGCCAATTGGGCTTCACCTGCCACGGGAAGGACACCTTCCCCTTCAACGGGGAAATGACCCCGGATGTGATCCGCAAGGCTGTGTTCGGGCAGGGGCTCGACGCAGTGCCCCGGGCACCCGAAAAGGTCGTTCCGCGGCCTCCGACGCTCTGCGCGGGCTGTCCCCATCGCGGACTCTTCCATGAGCTCGGCAAGCGGAAGGGCGTCGTCATCGCCGGAGACATCGGCTGCTACACCCTGGCCTTCACCGAGCCGTACAACGCCATGGACTGGTGCCAGTGCATGGGTTCCAGCACAGGCACCGGTCACGGAGCCCAGAAGATATTCAACCTCAAGACCGGGGAGGATAAAAAGCGGGTGGTGGCCGTCCACGGGGACTCCACCTTCTTCCACACCGCCCTCAATGGCCTGGTCAACATCGCCTACAACCGCAGCAACACCATCACGGTGATCCTGGACAACCGCATCACCGGCATGACCGGCCACCAGGAGAACCCGGCCTCCGGCTGCACCCTCCAGGGCATGGTGACCCCGGAGATCGAGATCGAGACCGTAGTGAAAGCGCTGGGCTTCCAGAATGTGCTGACAGTGAACCCCAACGACCTGGCGGCCATGCGCCATGCCCTGGACTGGGCTCTGGCCAACGAAGACGAGCCCTCGGTCATCATCACTCGCTGGCCCTGTGTCCTGAAGCAGTTCAGTGAGCAGGACAGGACCGAGTTCCCGGGGGCCTTCAGCACCAAATTCACCATCGACCCCGCCAAGTGCATCGGATGCCAGAGCTGCGTCCGCACGGGCTGTCCAGCCATCTCCTTCGACAAGTCCGCGAAGAAAGCCATCATCACCCGCGATATGTGCGTGGGCTGCGGCATCTGCGCCCAGGTCTGCCCGCCCAAGGTCCGGGCCATCTCCCAGGAGGTCAAGTAA
- a CDS encoding uroporphyrinogen decarboxylase family protein: MPQDTLTPEARLQATLALQPVDRIVCAPWVTTYAAQFAGVTNKDFMWNWDTAMACYGRLAEAYPQWDCYAGMHFQYGDANLMSRIGFNACKFPGRDLEDNAPYQTLEPEVMSRDELRLIKQGGPMAYVGLLLKKLYGIDPPEIGARFMEAGKHQGMEIGATLKRGQSCLYGGTSPTGHELFAITRSFDRYITDLFQMGDELLEILMIFNEQFFPRIVEQVGRTGIRRTFFPVTRTGAAFLNKRKFEALVWPVVKDMALRLIEADITPIFHMDTDWGRDLENFLQLPKGRFAIETDGETDLFRAKEILGDHCALSGDVPATMLAIGSPEEVDAYCRKLITTVGKGGGFMLRPACTMPSNAKHENAKALFEAVDKYGRYN, from the coding sequence ATGCCGCAAGACACCCTGACCCCAGAGGCCCGCCTCCAGGCAACCCTGGCCCTGCAACCCGTGGACCGTATCGTCTGTGCCCCCTGGGTCACCACCTACGCTGCCCAGTTCGCCGGGGTCACCAACAAGGACTTCATGTGGAACTGGGACACCGCCATGGCCTGCTATGGCCGCCTGGCCGAGGCCTACCCCCAGTGGGACTGCTACGCCGGGATGCACTTCCAGTACGGCGACGCCAACCTCATGAGCCGCATCGGCTTCAACGCCTGCAAGTTCCCCGGGCGGGACCTGGAGGACAACGCCCCCTACCAGACCCTGGAGCCCGAGGTCATGAGCCGCGACGAGCTCCGGCTCATCAAGCAGGGCGGTCCCATGGCCTACGTCGGGCTCCTGCTGAAGAAACTCTATGGCATCGACCCCCCCGAGATCGGCGCCCGCTTCATGGAAGCCGGCAAGCATCAGGGCATGGAGATCGGCGCCACCCTGAAGCGGGGCCAGAGCTGCCTCTACGGTGGCACCTCCCCCACAGGCCACGAGCTCTTCGCCATCACCCGCTCCTTCGACCGCTACATCACGGACCTCTTCCAGATGGGGGACGAGCTCCTGGAGATCCTGATGATCTTCAACGAGCAGTTCTTCCCCCGCATCGTCGAGCAGGTGGGGCGCACCGGGATCCGTCGCACCTTCTTCCCGGTGACCCGCACCGGCGCCGCCTTCCTCAACAAGCGGAAGTTCGAGGCCCTGGTGTGGCCCGTGGTGAAAGACATGGCTCTGCGCCTCATTGAAGCCGACATCACCCCCATCTTCCACATGGACACGGACTGGGGCCGGGATCTGGAGAACTTCCTGCAGTTGCCCAAAGGCCGCTTCGCCATTGAAACCGATGGCGAGACCGACCTCTTCCGGGCCAAGGAGATCCTGGGGGACCACTGCGCCCTCTCCGGGGATGTCCCGGCCACGATGCTGGCCATCGGCAGCCCGGAAGAGGTGGATGCCTACTGCAGAAAGCTCATCACCACCGTGGGCAAGGGTGGCGGATTCATGCTCCGCCCCGCCTGCACCATGCCCAGCAACGCCAAGCACGAGAATGCCAAGGCCCTCTTCGAGGCCGTGGACAAGTACGGCCGCTACAACTAG
- a CDS encoding FAD-binding protein: protein MQMIETDIAIMGSGLAGLSAAVTALRQGARVAVFEKRPFQGGGVSNTPMMTLAARDDQAYKDKGFKVHMEYTNWNANPDVVRSWINNSSRIPGFIRGLGLEFMGEKQTPFEEIGERRGYGAGFPNAFNIGDYYFLKPIGKGHGAAVICKRMADKVRELGGRLHFSTPIQNLIREKGKVVGALARDRDGNPVQIKAKAVIVASGGFSDDHDLLAELGLKLTDKNCSEGGNVVFNHFCNSQLTGDGQKAVWAAGGARSGMAVNGHNMCPGPGIVGDNVAWLQQNKLRTIQEQPYLWVNQRGERFICEEQSDCHMAMVTAINNTREKFAYILFDEATVRHMEIEGVEFYYFIFEAAQIPNIRPQFETVIARGNRHVFMTDTLEEMAEKTGISRDGLLKTVEAYNGYCDQGYDAQYAKNPKFLRPVREGKFYALRVFVGGYHAFGGIKINGRCEVLDRDHEVIQGLYAAGDCCAGEIYGNPPVGGIGVSTLSLSQGFITGDQAAAYVKA from the coding sequence ATGCAAATGATCGAAACCGATATCGCCATCATGGGCAGCGGCCTGGCGGGACTCAGCGCTGCCGTCACCGCCCTCCGCCAGGGCGCACGGGTGGCCGTCTTCGAAAAGCGTCCCTTCCAGGGGGGCGGAGTCTCCAACACGCCCATGATGACCCTGGCCGCCCGTGATGATCAGGCTTACAAGGACAAGGGCTTCAAGGTTCACATGGAGTACACCAACTGGAACGCCAACCCGGATGTGGTGCGTTCCTGGATCAACAACTCCAGCCGCATCCCGGGGTTCATCCGGGGCCTGGGCCTGGAGTTCATGGGGGAGAAGCAGACCCCCTTCGAGGAGATCGGCGAGCGGCGCGGGTATGGAGCAGGCTTTCCCAACGCCTTCAACATCGGCGACTACTACTTCCTCAAGCCCATCGGCAAGGGGCACGGCGCCGCAGTCATCTGCAAGCGGATGGCGGACAAGGTGAGGGAACTGGGTGGCAGGCTCCACTTCAGCACCCCCATCCAGAACCTCATTCGGGAGAAGGGCAAGGTTGTGGGCGCCCTCGCCCGGGATAGGGACGGCAACCCCGTCCAGATCAAGGCCAAAGCCGTGATCGTGGCCTCCGGCGGCTTCAGCGATGATCACGATCTCCTGGCGGAGCTGGGCCTCAAGCTGACTGACAAGAACTGCAGCGAAGGGGGTAACGTGGTCTTCAACCACTTCTGCAACAGCCAGCTCACAGGGGACGGACAGAAGGCGGTCTGGGCCGCTGGCGGCGCACGCAGCGGCATGGCCGTCAACGGCCACAACATGTGCCCGGGGCCGGGCATCGTGGGGGACAACGTGGCCTGGCTCCAGCAGAACAAACTGCGGACCATCCAGGAGCAGCCTTACCTCTGGGTGAACCAGCGGGGCGAGCGCTTCATCTGTGAGGAGCAGTCCGACTGCCACATGGCCATGGTCACGGCGATCAACAACACCAGGGAGAAGTTCGCTTACATCCTCTTCGACGAGGCTACGGTCCGTCACATGGAGATCGAAGGCGTGGAATTCTACTACTTCATCTTCGAGGCTGCTCAGATTCCCAATATCCGCCCTCAGTTCGAGACCGTCATCGCCAGGGGCAACCGGCATGTCTTCATGACCGACACCCTGGAGGAGATGGCCGAGAAGACGGGCATTTCCAGGGATGGCCTGCTGAAGACCGTGGAGGCCTACAACGGCTATTGCGACCAGGGATACGATGCGCAGTATGCCAAGAACCCCAAGTTCCTGCGTCCAGTCCGCGAAGGGAAGTTCTATGCGTTGAGGGTCTTCGTGGGCGGCTACCACGCCTTCGGTGGCATCAAGATTAACGGGCGCTGCGAGGTGCTGGACCGGGACCACGAGGTCATCCAGGGGCTCTACGCAGCAGGCGACTGCTGCGCAGGTGAGATCTATGGCAACCCCCCAGTGGGGGGCATCGGGGTTTCCACCCTGAGCCTTTCCCAGGGATTCATCACCGGTGACCAGGCTGCGGCCTATGTGAAGGCTTGA
- a CDS encoding helix-turn-helix domain-containing protein: MPSPSLRQEIHRVLVHYFEDLEQVMRSDSLARSLPSILADAGLRPEDLRTEGRLSFEHYLAALQSLDNKGLIPGLGLRLGALKRCGTYGFTGIAFLTQGTLAQVHAFAIQAFSICFGHLLSLCIEREGDWLCSRYDAAPTSLGHFTPLIEQVMVTGYRTFSEVLPGKDWSACRAHFIYPAPPHAALYGQHLPFPCLFGQARNELCLPASWGEESSMLAEDHIRAFCSTHFQAMLERGLGSGPLTTRVRGMLAACLVDQLPRLPEIARQLHLTERSLRAHLAQEGSSFRTLLNEALLEHAKTLLVDRPDLSIKEIAFRLGFAQPSSLNRAFAKATGCTPLAFRDSGGSPPGRRPA, from the coding sequence ATGCCCAGTCCCTCCCTCAGACAGGAGATCCACCGGGTCCTCGTCCACTACTTCGAGGACCTGGAGCAGGTGATGCGGAGCGACAGTCTTGCAAGGTCCCTCCCATCCATCCTGGCCGATGCGGGCCTCCGCCCGGAGGATCTGCGGACCGAGGGGCGGCTCAGCTTTGAGCACTACCTGGCGGCCCTGCAGTCCCTGGACAACAAGGGGCTCATCCCCGGGCTGGGCCTTCGCCTGGGCGCCCTCAAGCGCTGCGGCACCTATGGCTTCACCGGGATCGCCTTCCTCACCCAGGGCACCCTGGCCCAGGTCCACGCATTCGCCATCCAGGCCTTCTCCATCTGTTTCGGACACCTCCTCAGCCTCTGCATCGAGCGGGAGGGGGACTGGCTGTGCTCCCGCTATGACGCAGCTCCCACCTCTCTGGGTCACTTCACGCCGCTCATCGAGCAGGTCATGGTGACCGGTTACCGGACCTTCTCCGAGGTCCTGCCCGGAAAGGACTGGTCTGCGTGCCGAGCCCATTTCATCTACCCGGCCCCGCCCCATGCTGCGCTCTATGGCCAACACCTGCCTTTCCCCTGCCTCTTCGGCCAGGCCCGCAACGAGCTCTGCCTCCCCGCCTCCTGGGGTGAGGAAAGCTCCATGCTCGCCGAAGACCACATCCGGGCCTTCTGCAGCACCCACTTCCAGGCCATGCTGGAGCGCGGACTCGGCAGCGGGCCGCTGACGACCCGAGTCCGTGGGATGCTGGCCGCCTGCCTGGTGGACCAGCTCCCCAGGCTGCCCGAGATCGCCCGCCAGCTGCATCTGACCGAGCGATCCCTCCGGGCCCATCTCGCGCAGGAGGGCAGCTCTTTCCGGACCCTCCTGAACGAGGCCTTGCTGGAGCACGCCAAGACTCTGCTGGTGGACCGGCCCGACCTCTCCATCAAGGAGATCGCCTTCCGTCTGGGCTTTGCCCAGCCTTCCAGCCTCAACCGGGCCTTCGCCAAAGCCACGGGCTGTACCCCGCTCGCCTTCCGGGACTCCGGCGGTTCCCCCCCCGGTCGAAGACCTGCATAA
- a CDS encoding indolepyruvate oxidoreductase subunit beta, which yields MADTKSILLVGVGGQGTILAAKLLTVALMDAGFDVKMSEIHGMSQRGGSVSSQVRYGTRVHSPVIEEGGADILVAFEKMEAMRWVGYLSPKGKAVVNDWEIKSMPIVTGKVDYPQGILEDLGSKVPTTVIDAAKLAKGLGNSKVMNVILLGATVKSMGLDHLDWERIIRDNVKASLADLNIKALKLGLAQV from the coding sequence ATGGCCGATACCAAGAGCATCCTGCTGGTGGGCGTCGGCGGCCAAGGCACCATTCTTGCGGCCAAGCTCCTCACCGTCGCCCTCATGGACGCTGGCTTTGATGTCAAGATGAGCGAGATCCACGGCATGTCCCAGCGGGGTGGCTCGGTCTCCTCCCAGGTTCGCTATGGCACCAGGGTCCACTCACCCGTGATCGAAGAAGGCGGCGCAGACATCCTGGTGGCCTTCGAGAAGATGGAGGCCATGCGCTGGGTCGGATACCTCAGCCCCAAGGGCAAGGCCGTGGTGAACGACTGGGAGATCAAGTCCATGCCCATCGTCACGGGCAAGGTGGACTATCCCCAGGGAATCCTGGAGGACCTGGGCAGCAAGGTCCCCACCACCGTCATCGACGCAGCCAAGCTCGCCAAGGGGCTGGGCAACAGCAAGGTCATGAACGTGATCCTCCTCGGGGCCACCGTGAAGTCCATGGGCCTGGACCATCTCGACTGGGAACGGATCATCCGCGACAATGTCAAGGCCAGCTTGGCCGATCTGAACATCAAGGCCCTCAAACTGGGCCTGGCCCAAGTCTGA
- a CDS encoding LysR family transcriptional regulator: protein MDTRHLQCFKAVAENLNFTKAAYQLCLTPSAVSRQIAALEEELGVRLFDRAPNAVRFTAEGAHFQAGLGGVLNAYEALVASTRSLRTGRAMSLEIGFLGGVEKRLLPRLVRRLRERHPGLALRMDRFDLVPLSLALARGEVDVAFTLGLSLPEASGLRSRLLFRERLVVLMSPEHPLAGRTALRFEDLRGETFLDLEHPLNAPANDLLVDICTRRGFRPRIGQRYHNLDSLVMAIESGVGIGVFPKYRGDENKGERLTYVALEGPECTTDYVVAWRLEHGNPVLGDFLRELGIRA from the coding sequence ATGGATACCCGCCATCTCCAGTGCTTCAAGGCCGTGGCCGAAAACCTGAACTTCACCAAAGCCGCCTACCAGCTCTGTCTCACCCCCTCGGCTGTCAGCCGCCAGATCGCCGCGCTGGAGGAGGAACTCGGGGTCAGGCTCTTTGACAGGGCGCCCAATGCGGTCCGCTTCACGGCGGAGGGGGCGCACTTCCAGGCCGGGCTGGGGGGGGTGCTGAATGCCTACGAAGCCCTGGTGGCCAGTACGCGCAGCCTGAGAACAGGCAGGGCCATGAGTCTGGAGATCGGCTTCCTGGGGGGGGTGGAGAAGCGCCTGCTGCCCCGCTTGGTGAGGCGGCTGCGGGAGCGCCATCCCGGACTCGCCCTCCGGATGGACCGCTTCGACCTCGTACCCCTCTCCCTGGCGCTGGCCAGGGGCGAGGTGGATGTGGCCTTCACCCTGGGCCTGTCACTTCCGGAGGCTTCCGGGCTCCGGAGCCGCCTGCTCTTCCGGGAGCGGCTGGTGGTGCTCATGTCTCCCGAGCACCCCCTGGCGGGACGGACGGCTCTGCGTTTCGAGGACCTCCGGGGCGAGACCTTTCTTGATCTGGAGCACCCCCTGAACGCTCCGGCCAATGACCTCTTGGTGGATATTTGCACCCGACGGGGCTTCAGGCCTCGGATCGGTCAGCGGTACCACAACCTGGACTCCCTGGTGATGGCCATCGAGTCGGGGGTGGGGATCGGAGTGTTTCCCAAGTACCGTGGGGATGAAAACAAGGGAGAGCGCCTGACCTATGTGGCCCTGGAGGGGCCTGAGTGCACGACGGACTATGTGGTGGCCTGGAGGCTGGAACATGGCAATCCGGTCCTGGGGGACTTCCTGCGGGAACTGGGCATCCGGGCCTGA
- a CDS encoding ferredoxin produces the protein MKIEIQDFCIRCGLCEDLYPQLFHFDHPSDAIQVKTEEVEGDLAEVARAAARDCAIAAIHLKG, from the coding sequence ATGAAGATCGAGATCCAGGACTTCTGCATCCGCTGCGGCCTCTGTGAGGACCTCTACCCCCAGCTCTTCCACTTCGACCATCCCTCGGATGCCATCCAGGTAAAGACAGAGGAGGTCGAGGGAGACTTGGCGGAGGTGGCCCGGGCCGCCGCCAGGGACTGCGCCATCGCCGCCATCCACCTGAAGGGATGA
- a CDS encoding cobalamin-dependent protein (Presence of a B(12) (cobalamin)-binding domain implies dependence on cobalamin itself, in one of its several forms, or in some unusual lineages, dependence on a cobalamin-like analog.), whose translation MSQTLIHAMADLEESVLMKEVKSLQSQGVPALEIIQKLQEGMNIVGRRYEEKEYYLSELIMSAEIFKEAAALIGEDLSAGEAPSHGTFVMGTIYGDIHDIGKNIVTTVMSCNGFKVIDLGVDVPTERYLAAIREHKPQIVGISCLLTTAFDGMKECIASIETAGLRKDLKILIGGGPCDQTTADYVGADAYCKTAQDAVEFSRKLLGI comes from the coding sequence ATGAGTCAGACCCTGATCCACGCCATGGCGGACCTCGAAGAGTCCGTCCTCATGAAGGAAGTGAAGTCCCTCCAGTCCCAGGGCGTCCCCGCCCTGGAGATCATCCAGAAGCTCCAGGAGGGCATGAACATCGTCGGCAGACGCTACGAGGAGAAGGAGTACTACCTCTCCGAGCTGATCATGTCCGCCGAGATCTTCAAGGAGGCCGCTGCTCTCATCGGGGAGGACCTGTCCGCAGGAGAGGCCCCCAGCCACGGAACCTTCGTCATGGGCACCATCTATGGCGACATCCATGACATCGGCAAGAACATCGTCACCACCGTCATGAGCTGCAACGGCTTCAAGGTCATCGACCTGGGGGTGGATGTGCCCACGGAGCGCTACCTGGCCGCCATCCGGGAGCATAAGCCCCAGATCGTCGGGATCTCCTGCCTGCTGACCACAGCATTCGACGGCATGAAGGAGTGCATCGCCTCCATCGAAACCGCCGGGCTGCGCAAGGACCTTAAGATCCTCATCGGCGGCGGCCCCTGCGACCAGACCACCGCAGACTATGTGGGGGCAGACGCCTACTGCAAGACCGCTCAGGATGCCGTTGAATTCAGCAGGAAGCTGCTGGGGATCTGA
- a CDS encoding transglycosylase SLT domain-containing protein — protein MAFEAFRTFRCLSLLLPLLAGFGLQARHSRRHLPSAPPLPARKPIPAGEARWLLTGGKLSGGHVSAAQRSQWPLWMQALCGGRSGVPARALVEADLDKVPDVFLVPAVDRLREAGVFTDRLLAQATEIGYTAEAGRWARARTAYQKAWLAKRALPVEDGRTCSRMLSQLTMEGEAPLVRQLLQASGFPGDSWLQASFLRRLELREAPQGGDPQLLKDARLPGEERFLLWRSFRGDDAGRVALLPDLKGTSGFGEAVLLSVQRGWLPLSDPLVDEAVEHPSGPKEQGPWFLVNLGERASDLLWLRVSEALKAGQWERAWTLASQLQSRFPDSWYAWHAAYLMKQGAPSRLKIAGDITFCNAEYFAPRMATDPGAWPVALRALAAKGRFDLILARVDPRSDSATYLRAAHMLGQQDLVVRHFAIHQDLSLATLPYLYPKAPGAYLESLIREEGAEGIVDPAFLLAAMKNESQFQPGATSGADARGLVQLLPATFRAMMGRRADIRDPETNIRAAIRYYKRIALVADLGGEPEEVRYAYLVAGYHAGEGRAKRWHALSRELLGSRVGPVDMLLRAEWIGITSTRQYVLRVLGDRRLFQQVLK, from the coding sequence ATGGCCTTTGAAGCATTCCGCACCTTCCGCTGCCTTTCCCTGCTCCTGCCCCTGCTTGCCGGATTCGGGCTCCAGGCCAGACATTCTCGCCGCCACCTGCCCTCGGCCCCTCCCCTTCCTGCGCGGAAGCCCATCCCTGCCGGAGAGGCCCGCTGGCTCCTCACTGGTGGCAAACTGAGCGGCGGCCATGTCTCCGCCGCCCAACGGTCCCAGTGGCCGCTCTGGATGCAGGCCCTGTGCGGAGGGCGGTCCGGGGTTCCCGCCAGGGCCCTGGTCGAGGCGGACCTGGACAAGGTCCCGGATGTTTTTCTGGTTCCCGCGGTGGACCGTCTGCGGGAGGCCGGGGTCTTCACCGACCGGCTCCTCGCTCAGGCGACAGAGATCGGGTACACCGCGGAGGCTGGACGTTGGGCCCGGGCCCGCACCGCCTATCAGAAGGCCTGGCTGGCTAAGCGGGCCCTGCCCGTCGAAGATGGGCGGACATGCTCCCGCATGCTTTCCCAGCTGACCATGGAGGGTGAGGCACCCCTGGTGCGGCAGCTGCTTCAGGCCTCGGGCTTCCCCGGGGACTCCTGGCTCCAGGCCTCCTTCCTGCGGCGACTGGAGCTGCGGGAGGCTCCCCAGGGGGGCGACCCCCAGTTGCTGAAGGACGCCCGGTTGCCTGGGGAGGAGCGCTTCCTTCTGTGGCGGAGCTTCCGAGGGGATGACGCTGGCCGGGTTGCCCTGCTGCCTGATCTGAAGGGCACTTCCGGATTCGGAGAGGCGGTGCTCCTCTCGGTTCAGAGGGGCTGGCTTCCCCTCTCCGATCCATTGGTGGACGAGGCCGTCGAGCATCCCTCTGGTCCCAAAGAGCAGGGCCCCTGGTTCCTGGTAAACCTGGGAGAGCGGGCTTCCGACCTCCTCTGGCTCCGGGTTTCGGAGGCCCTCAAGGCGGGACAGTGGGAGCGCGCCTGGACCCTCGCGAGCCAGCTCCAGAGTCGCTTCCCCGACTCCTGGTACGCCTGGCATGCGGCCTACCTGATGAAGCAGGGGGCTCCCAGTCGCCTGAAGATCGCCGGGGATATCACCTTCTGCAATGCTGAATATTTCGCGCCCCGCATGGCGACGGACCCAGGGGCCTGGCCCGTCGCCTTGCGAGCCCTGGCGGCCAAGGGGCGCTTTGACCTGATCCTGGCCCGGGTGGACCCTCGCTCGGACAGTGCCACCTACCTCCGGGCCGCCCATATGCTCGGCCAGCAGGACCTGGTGGTACGGCACTTCGCCATCCACCAGGACCTCTCCCTGGCGACGCTCCCTTACCTCTATCCCAAGGCTCCCGGTGCCTACCTGGAGAGCCTGATCCGGGAGGAGGGGGCCGAGGGGATCGTCGACCCGGCCTTTCTGCTGGCCGCCATGAAGAACGAGAGCCAGTTCCAGCCCGGCGCCACCTCTGGGGCGGACGCCCGGGGTCTGGTGCAGCTCCTTCCGGCGACTTTCCGCGCCATGATGGGTCGCCGGGCTGACATCAGGGACCCCGAGACGAACATCAGGGCGGCCATCCGCTATTACAAGCGCATAGCCCTGGTCGCGGATCTGGGAGGAGAACCGGAGGAGGTCCGCTATGCCTATCTGGTGGCGGGCTACCACGCCGGTGAGGGCCGGGCGAAGCGGTGGCATGCCCTCTCCCGGGAGCTCCTGGGCAGCCGCGTGGGGCCCGTGGACATGCTGCTGCGCGCTGAGTGGATCGGGATCACCTCCACCCGCCAGTACGTGCTGCGGGTCCTGGGGGACCGGCGGCTCTTCCAGCAGGTATTGAAGTGA